Proteins from one Pectinophora gossypiella chromosome 19, ilPecGoss1.1, whole genome shotgun sequence genomic window:
- the LOC126375622 gene encoding hemicentin-1-like encodes MLKIEIKIFFLLAFASGLTVPQSSQTTNGRSEKLTVYQDNDKSSLVFVFDTTGSMYNDLRQLREGAEMILDTALEENGVIEDFVFVPFHDPAVGPATVTRNKEVFKSALNIVRVYGGGDCPEKSLGGIQLALNVSRPRSFVYVFTDATASDHRLVGKVLDLVQRRQSQVVFVLTGHCNDLHKPHYKVYQQIAAASAGQVFNLNKTSVHKVLDFVRSSIRARTVNLGSAVNPPGYNYTQEIPVDKSLSEVTVSVSGAKPSIKVVNPSGEELSGPPRLITTLDLSEIMVVKVLQPEPGNWTITTGSQEDFSVKVVGLSNLTFNHGFSVERPTSMAETSYRPLQGTYNHMLISLTQIDRPVNISYAEVLGLDGKTLFEIPLHELDAQRKIYLADAFVPPDDFFYIAINGHDEYHQELRRIGATAVQAKPPDVPYLMVNQRVVARARERVVLTCTIESLVPLTAMWTKDNVKIQPQISSLQSTSLDYVIDDMREENVGSYKCVAKNIAGTSQAVTEVTMLVDPPKVSIAPNNQTIQIGDSVTISCKVLSDALLLKYQLVFNGTQNQYVTDINLEPNMEGVYVFNKSITNISERDSGLYSCVAVSRGGHNVQSTQITVLTTPIVQILGPHSLVKPRHSDIQLVCSVDNADQIIWLAPNGTSVKEVEVTGSYTDMLDVRDVNEEGQWKCKAIRGLYEASDAVEISILIKPEVLIEGPKNITIINGTSIEIVCNIEAKPTPRILWHRETERFLNNTVTQLEPNKYKSVLTLDSSKENVKGTYFCFGENSEGIHQDSVTVDVRRKMKLVEGFTDMIEQLYSQITLPCRVDSYPSPQIRWYHNDTQLTMNDNVYLTEKNDTLYILKLEFENLGIYKCNADNGFEKIEVQGSLNVDGLESPVLFKEPVRRVTQKGKSTILTCRVIKGNPEPYLSWQFRRDGSDHFSTLPRDVIMNENRSEVILTNVESYHWGVYRCVAENIVGRDEYDALLVVQYPPEIKREANKTDKPLEVQAGKKVTFSCEAVGVPPPIVTWTKNNRPVSYSRNVYLTNTSELVIEKATEYDSGVFTCKATSILGSTRKNFTLVVYVPPAIAQPDIEPQLEVVEGSLVELPCTGRGVPKPQIEWLQNGELIKEDRKYIDEFGLRFVANLTDFGEYTCSAKNTYGNASFVYSVYIWVAPYIEPPLLTKQNVRLGANTTLGCDAVGFPIPSIFWEFQGEILSKNTTDLSFNDYGVLNITNVTTKHEGVYDCIAQNLAGFAKKSIYLSVIEPPRILPDNYSGPYIATDKDTELILSCKATGNPKPFVIWAKDNHYLDKDSRYSVEVDGKLTIKSPSEELSGFYTCVAKNVAGSVNKTVSVEIYSLPVMQAEQSDTSVTVVEGTNATIECPVPSTSMDKVKWYKDAKLISTGHLHIPNITRNNASTLACVVSNTVMSSYSTVQVVVEWGPRLVCTGGDAQVVKGDDWYFGCEVDAKPAAKTKWLFNSKPLLGKDKEKLKLMNIQLHNTGVYKCIVSNPHGTVTRQFALDVSVPPFISDFDVLDVQLKEGTNATLECNAKGIPSPNITWVFNNTNWHVQNYSLTTSNITDQSEGVYRCNAVNKAGAAYLVYRVTVTASALVEEVTLYRGAGGETVEGKVEVTLGSHVRLSCKSSGKPSPTIQWIRNGDVISQNDDDIAYADLRLDKVETSHTGTYSCIASNEGGTDERDIKLDVLEPPKIFQSLFQNGNSTENVTRLEVISGQAFFLHCHPYGNPMPEIYWFKNDVPLRLFDDSMVSRDYGEVIQSNGARVEHSGKYTCVARNIVGNATDVYLVDVLVPPPVSKESSKPINSRLGAQLRLTCPAEGTPLPHVMWVKHPYLEISAETPRVELIDDNITLTINSTEVSDSGQYSCIMTNKVGTTEVVFDVTIEKPPSIADNVGDNILESHVVPLRRSIVLKCQVDGNPLPRINWLKDTQQLSENLSNIQRVLGNSLLTVWSVNVRDAGQYICIAENTAGTAYRRYNVIVQVPGKWSGWSQWSFCNVTCGLGYQQRSRMCHYMDDYNVTYDKNTKSNKIKLDESACKGLSYERRKCHMPPCEEDETQARWSMWSKWSQCSTTCGVGTQARTRRCKSKARCIGDNVQIRKCPNLPKCDYKSDQTSSENEVFSSKEEQSTETNPYAPEATFEMQPETVHTAYATDVEEVYIKPEPNYSTVYYYVNVTENLDHSYRGPCEPGYTHDNATQACDDIDECLIANNLCHSTQACVNTAGAYRCACPKGFTALGVGQRCLDINECEQDIHGCEFACVNTAGGYVCACPRHLRLHADRHRCVKPSSQYKQYSNEELDSEDYYLSTAIDFPAKYIKNRN; translated from the exons CCGTCGGCCCGGCGACAGTAACCCGAAACAAGGAGGTTTTCAAATCCGCTCTAAACATCGTGCGAGTGTACGGAGGGGGCGATTGCCCTGAGAAGTCTCTAGGGGGGATCCAATTGGCTCTGAATGTCAGTCGACCGCGGTCCTTCGTGTACGTGTTCACTGACGCCACCGCTTCTGACCATAGACTTGTTGGGAAGGTGCTGGACTTGGTACAGAGGAGGCAGAGTCAG GTGGTATTTGTCCTGACGGGTCACTGCAACGACCTGCACAAGCCGCACTACAAAGTGTACCAGCAGATAGCTGCGGCGAGCGCTGGACAAGTCTTCAACCTGAACAAGACGAGCGTGCATAAAGTGCTCGACTTTGTCAGAAGTTCTATTCGCGCGAGGACCGTGAATCTAGGGTCCGCCGTTAATCCGCCAGGGTATAATTATACGCAAGAG ATACCAGTAGACAAAAGTCTATCAGAAGTGACAGTATCAGTGTCGGGAGCCAAGCCCTCTATCAAAGTGGTGAATCCCAGCGGCGAAGAACTCTCCGGTCCGCCTAGGCTGATCACTACTCTGGACTTGTCTGAGATTATG GTGGTAAAAGTCCTGCAACCAGAGCCGGGAAACTGGACGATAACGACAGGCAGCCAAGAGGACTTTTCCGTCAAGGTGGTGGGGCTGTCTAACCTGACGTTTAATCACGGCTTCTCGGTGGAGCGACCTACGTCCATGGCTGAGACTAGTTATAGACCTTTGCAAG GCACTTATAACCACATGTTGATATCGCTAACCCAAATAGACCGGCCTGTTAATATCAGCTATGCGGAGGTATTGGGCCTTGATGGGAAGACACTGTTTGAAATACCGTTGCACGAACTTGATGCTCAGAGGAAGATATACTTGGCTGATGCTTTCGTACCTCCTGATGACTTCTTCTACATTGCT ATCAATGGTCATGACGAGTACCATCAGGAACTGAGGCGTATCGGCGCTACGGCTGTACAGGCAAAACCACCAG ACGTTCCGTATCTGATGGTGAATCAAAGG GTAGTAGCGAGGGCTCGCGAGAGAGTGGTCTTAACTTGCACCATCGAAAGTTTGGTGCCGCTTACTGCGATGTGGACTAAAGATAACGTTAAGATACAACCGCAAATTTCCAGTTT ACAAAGCACCTCATTAGACTACGTAATAGATGATATGAGGGAAGAAAACGTCGGATCGTACAAATGTGTCGCCAAAAACATTGCCGGGACCAGCCAAGCTGTTACTGAAGTTACCATGCTAG tGGATCCACCGAAAGTTTCAATCGCGCCAAATAATCAAACGATACAAATTGGAGATAGCGTAACTATTTCATGTAAAGTGCTTAGTGACGCTCTGTTGTTAAAGTATCAGCTAGTATTTAATGGTACCCAGAATCAATATG TGACTGACATTAATTTGGAACCAAACATGGAAGGAGTTTATGTGTTCAATAAAAGTATAACAAATATTAGTGAACGAGACAGTGGATTGTATTCGTGTGTTGCTGTGAGCAGAG GTGGCCACAATGTGCAGTCAACACAAATAACAGTATTAACCACACCTATAGTCCAAATACTAGGTCCACATTCCTTAGTGAAACCAAGACATTCCGATATACAACTTGTTTGTAGCGTCGACAATGCTGATCAGATCATCTGGCTGGCCCCTAACGGCACTAGCGTGAAGGAGGTCGAAGTCACTGGGAGTTATACTGACATGTTGGATGTTAGAGATGTAAATGAGGAAGGGCAGTGGAAATGTAAAGCAATTAGAGGGTTATATGAAg CGTCTGATGCCGTAGAAATAAGCATTCTAATAAAACCTGAAGTATTAATAGAAGGCCCAAAgaatataacaataattaatgGCACGAGTATTGAAATTGTTTGCAATATCGAAGCGAAACCAACGCCGCGAATACTTTGGCATAGAGAAACTGAGAGATTCCTTAATAATACG GTAACACAACTGGAACCGAACAAGTATAAAAGCGTCCTGACTTTAGACAGTTCGAAGGAAAACGTGAAAGGGACGTATTTCTGTTTCGGTGAAAACTCTGAGGGTATTCATCAAGACAGCGTTACTGTCGATGTTAGGAGGAAGATGAAATTGGTGGAAGGATTTActg ATATGATAGAACAACTGTACTCCCAAATAACGTTGCCGTGTCGAGTAGATTCCTACCCCTCCCCGCAAATACGATGGTACCACAACGATACACAACTTACTATGAACGATAACGTCTACCTAACAGAAAAAAATGATACTTTATATATTCTTAAACTGGAATTCGAAAATCTTGGAATATATAAGTGCAATGCTGATAATGGATTCGAAAAGATAGAGGTCCAAGGCAGTTTGAATGTCGATGGATTGG AAAGTCCTGTATTATTCAAGGAACCGGTGCGAAGGGTGACTCAGAAGGGAAAATCAACCATACTCACATGTAG AGTAATAAAAGGCAACCCTGAACCCTATCTATCTTGGCAGTTTAGACGCGATGGCTCTGATCATTTCTCTACTCTGCCGCGTGACGTCATCATGAATGAGAACCGTTCGGAGGTGATCCTCACTAACGTCGAGAGCTACCATTGGGGCGTGTACAGATGTGTCGCGGAGAATATTGTTGGGAGGGACGAGTACGACGCTTTGTTGGTTGTTCAGT aTCCTCCAGAAATCAAACGTGAGGCAAATAAAACAGACAAGCCGCTAGAAGTACAGGCAGGGAAGAAAGTGACTTTCTCATGCGAAGCGGTAGGCGTACCGCCTCCTATTGTCACGTGGACTAAGAACAACCGGCCTGTTAGCTATTCCAGAAATGT ATATTTAACAAACACAAGTGAATTGGTAATTGAGAAAGCGACAGAATACGACTCGGGAGTGTTTACCTGCAAAGCGACGAGCATTTTGGGATCTACCAGGAAAAACTTCACGTTAGTCGTATATG TGCCACCAGCAATTGCACAACCAGACATCGAACCGCAACTGGAAGTAGTAGAAGGCAGTCTAGTAGAACTACCGTGCACTGGTCGAGGGGTGCCCAAACCACAGATAGAGTGGCTGCAGAATGGTGAACTCATTAAAGAAGACAGGAAATATATCGACGAGTTTGGATTAAG ATTTGTGGCCAATTTAACCGACTTCGGCGAATATACGTGTTCCGCTAAAAATACGTATGGAAACGCATCATTTGTATACTCTGTTTACATATGGG TGGCACCGTACATAGAGCCTCCTCTACTTACCAAGCAGAATGTGCGTCTTGGAGCTAATACAACTTTAGGCTGCGATGCTGTTGGGTTCCCCATACCTAGTATATTTTGGGAGTTCCAAGGTGAAATATTATCGAAAAACACTACTGATTTGAG CTTTAACGACTATGGAGTTCTGAATATAACGAATGTGACAACAAAACACGAAGGCGTCTACGATTGCATTGCGCAGAATCTGGCTGGTTTTGCTAAGAAGTCCATATACCTGAGCGTTATTG AACCTCCTAGAATACTCCCAGACAACTATAGTGGGCCGTACATAGCGACAGATAAAGATACGGAACTCATATTATCCTGTAAAGCTACTGGGAACCCCAAACCTTTCGTCATCTGGGCGAAAGACAACCATTATCTGGATAAAG ATTCCCGATATAGTGTGGAGGTAGATGGCAAGCTGACAATAAAATCACCATCAGAAGAACTGAGTGGGTTTTATACGTGTGTAGCCAAAAATGTGGCAGGATCTGTGAACAAAACTGTTTCAGTTGAAATATACT CGCTACCTGTAATGCAAGCCGAGCAATCAGATACATCCGTGACGGTGGTTGAAGGGACGAACGCAACCATTGAGTGTCCAGTGCCCAGTACCTCTATGGATAAAGTAAAATGGTATAAG GATGCGAAACTAATATCAACAGGGCACTTACACATACCAAATATAACTCGGAATAATGCATCTACTTTGGCCTGTGTAGTGAGTAACACGGTGATGTCGAGTTACTCCACCGTCCAGGTCGTAGTGGAGTGGGGGCCTAGGTTGGTGTGCACTGGTGGGGATGCGCAAGTGGTCAAGGGAGACGACTGGTACTTCGGTTGCGAGGTTGACGCGAAACCAGCGGCTAAG ACGAAATGGCTGTTCAATTCAAAGCCACTTCTGGGCAAAGATAAAGAGAAGCTTAAATTGATGAATATACAGTTACACAATACAGGAGTGTATAAATGTATCGTCAGTAATCCGCATGGCACTGTTACTAGGCAGTTTGCTTTGGACGTGTCAG tGCCACCCTTCATATCAGACTTCGATGTACTCGACGTTCAGTTAAAAGAAGGAACGAACGCCACTCTCGAATGCAACGCTAAAGGAATACCTTCACCCAATATAACGTGGGTTTTCAA TAACACAAATTGGCACGTTCAAAACTATTCGCTGACCACATCGAACATCACCGACCAATCAGAGGGTGTCTATCGTTGTAACGCTGTGAACAAAGCCGGGGCCGCGTACTTAGTATATAGAGTGACTGTGACGGCCTCTGCTTTGGTGGAAGAAGTGACTTTGTACCGGGGAGCAGGGGGAGAAACAGTCGAAGGAAAGGTAGAGGTTACT CTTGGTTCTCACGTCAGACTATCTTGCAAATCGTCAGGCAAGCCGTCTCCAACGATACAGTGGATCAGAAACGGCGACGTCATCAGTCAAAATGATGACGACATAGCCTATGCAGATTTAAGACTAGATAAAGTGGAAACCAGCCATACTGGGACGTATTCGTGTATAGCGTCTAATGAAGGTGGCACAGATGAGAGGGACATCAAACTGGATGTTTTGG aacCGCCGAAAATATTCCAGTCTTTATTCCAAAATGGCAACTCCACAGAAAACGTGACGAGGTTGGAAGTGATATCCGGGCAAGCTTTCTTCTTGCACTGCCATCCGTATGGCAACCCCATGCCGGAGATCTACTGGTTCAAGAATGATGTTCCTCTAAG GTTGTTTGACGACAGCATGGTTTCAAGAGATTACGGTGAAGTGATACAGTCGAACGGAGCGAGAGTTGAACACAGTGGAAAATATACCTGTGTCGCAAGGAATATAGTTGGAAATGCAACGGATGTTTATCTAGTCGACGTCTTAG TGCCTCCGCCAGTATCAAAGGAGAGTTCAAAACCGATCAATTCTCGGCTCGGTGCACAACTGAGGTTGACTTGCCCTGCGGAGGGCACTCCTCTACCACACGTCATGTGGGTGAAACACCCGTACTTAGAAATCAGCGCGGAGACGCCCAGAGTGGAGCTTATTGATGATAATATTACTCTG ACAATAAATAGTACCGAAGTGTCAGATTCTGGCCAATACTCATGCATAATGACGAACAAAGTTGGCACCACAGAAGTTGTGTTTGATGTGACTATCGAGAAACCACCGTCCATTGCGGACAACGTTGGCGATAATATATTAGAGAGCCACGTGGTTCCGTTACGGAGGAGCATTGTACTCAAATGTCAAGTTGATGGCAATCCGCTGCCGAGGATTAATTGGTTGAAG GACACGCAGCAACTAAGCGAGAACTTGTCCAATATCCAGCGAGTCCTCGGCAACAGTTTGCTGACTGTTTGGAGCGTGAACGTACGGGACGCTGGACAATACATCTGTATCGCGGAGAATACTGCTGGCACCGCGTATAGGCGGTACAACGTTATTGTACAAG TGCCTGGTAAGTGGAGTGGGTGGTCACAATGGAGCTTTTGTAACGTCACCTGCGGCCTGGGGTATCAACAGCGGTCTAGGATGTGTCATTATATGGACGACTACAACGTCACCTATG ATAAGAATACGAAATCCAACAAGATTAAACTGGATGAGTCTGCTTGCAAAGGATTGAGTTACGAGAGGAGAAAATGTCACATGCCACCTTGTGAG GAAGACGAAACGCAAGCGCGTTGGTCGATGTGGTCAAAGTGGTCGCAATGTTCAACTACCTGTGGAGTGGGCACGCAAGCTCGCACGAGGCGGTGCAAGTCCAAAGCGAGGTGTATAGGCGATAATGTACAG ataagaaaatgtccTAATCTACCGAAATGCGACTATAAGTCTGACCAAACGAGTTCTGAAAATGAAGTGTTTAGTAGCAAGGAAGAACAATCTACCGAAACG AATCCCTACGCCCCGGAAGCCACATTTGAAATGCAACCTGAAACAGTCCACACAGCTTACGCTACGGACGTGGAAGAGGTTTATATAAAGCCAG AACCAAATTATTCCACCGTGTATTACTACGTAAATGTAACAGAAAACCTGGATCATAGCTACAGAGGGCCGTGTGAGCCGGGGTATACGCACGATAACGCCACACAGGCTTGCGATG ATATCGACGAATGCCTCATAGCTAACAATTTATGTCACTCGACGCAAGCTTGTGTGAACACCGCGGGGGCATACCGCTGCGCTTGTCCTAAAGGATTCACAGCGTTGGGGGTTGGACAGAGGTGTTTAG ACATAAACGAGTGCGAGCAAGATATTCACGGCTGCGAGTTTGCATGCGTGAACACGGCGGGCGGGTACGTGTGCGCGTGCCCCAGGCACCTGCGGCTGCACGCCGATAGACATCGATGCGTTAAAC